The segment GTCTTTTCCAGCATGAGCAAGCCAGAGTACTTAATCACTATCACCTAGATACTCGGATTCCCTTGGGTTTCTACTTTTTTGGATCCTTAGTAAGCACATAAAAGTCCTACAGAGGCAATTATCCCTTTAGTGATGAAAACACTGGGTGGGAGGGTTTCACCCATAATTTTCCCCTGTGGAACCCCACTGATGCACTCAGGTCTTCGgtcttagctttttttttttttgtctgttttggatCATAAAACTCTAAAGCTATTTAAAGGTGTATATTGAGTATTAAGaattcacacatttcttcaGGCATCCAGCTCTCTGATATGCACCTTGCGATGGTAGACCAGGAAGGACTGTGGTAGCGACAAACTGTACTAATATCGTTTGGGACAGTTACACTTGCATTATATTGTGCTATCATTTTATAAATGTGTGATCCATTTGAAAGAGCTCTAGCATTACTAAAAACAATGGCTGTGTTGACAACATTATCTTTATAGATAAGGAACGCAATCGTTAGCTGTTTTGCAAGTGGTTTAACTTGGATTTAAAGCATTAGAATGTATGACCTGATTTGTATTGGATCAATGTGAGGTTGTCTGGTAAAGCTGTAATTACAGCGATGTTTTCACGTGTGCacgtgcatgtgcatgtgcgtgtgtgtgtctgagagtgtACGCATAGTTGCATAAGCCTGAGAATTTCGTGAGTCGAAATTTCTCATAGGCTTAAAAACCCCAGAGAGGTAATAATCTGTTACCTGTTTTAAATTTAGGATTATAACTGTTTGTGTGGAGGCAGCCCAGGTTATGCATCATATGTACTGCAAACTCAAAATTTGCAGTACGTTTACATGAAACTACCAAACGAGATAATCCTTTAATCATTGCCTCCTAAAAATGTTCCCAAATGTACCTGCAACGGGACTGCAACACCTTTGTAAACCAAACTGCACTCCCGAGCGTTATTCCCAACAGTGGCATTTAACTGAGGTTTTGTGCTGTCTGTATGGATGCACAGAACCGGTACACTCTAAAAACTAAAGCACTCTcttctcttcagctcagtggAATCACCCAAGAGACTCAtgttgaagagagagagagagggagagatgttTGTGTCGAAGATGGCAGCAGCATCGTTTTGTGTGTGGGATGGGGAGAAATATGCAAATGAGAAAAGGGATAaatggggtgtgtgtgtgtctgtgtacccAATGTGTGAGATGGTGGTCtgattatatatgtgtgtgtagacCTGCTGATAAGACACAGGGAGAAGGTGTCCTATATTTAAGGGAAAAACGCCCtgaaacacttaaaaacattttgtacatttctgggtcatttctgttgttttgttttgttttgtatttttcttactCTCAGAGATAATTGGCCAAAAATAAACTGCGTGCAGCAGACAACAGAGTTGCAAGACAACTTAATGGGACTACAATTGTCAAGCAGTCTGAAACATCAGTGGTAAATTTCCAACTTGAGCTTTAGttctgggaatcaaacccatttTTTATcccacaaactcacacaaagGAGAAATCTGACATAGCAGAGGCAGCAATACCAATTTTGCCACTATGTCTCAGTCAGCttgttcaaatgaaacacagctCTTTGATGCATTTGTTACAGAATTTGAAATAGTTACAATGCATGTTGGCCCTTAATTATAAGatactttcttttcatctataGCTATGTATCACAGACCAGACTAAATGAAGATGGCAAATCCGTCACTGGAGCTCACTAGATATCGCAAACTTATCCCAGGATGGCAAAAGACATTGGTAGATCGATAATGGGAGGGGGGAGCAGCAGTCTTAGAGGAGGTGTAGCTCTTTCTCCCAGAGGTGGATCTTGTGCTGTGCTTCATCCTCTTTGCATATTAGCTGTGAGCTGTCACTGACATGAAGATGCTTACCGGCAGCTTCTGATGTGATGGGACCACAGAACAGCACTCATCCCTTATCGCTTTCATTCCTTCTCTCTtcggcgcacacacacacccatctcACTGAAACGCACAAGGTAATGCTGGACcagtctctccttctccctgctTCGGCCCTCCCATGAGGCAATATGGGCTGAACTATTTTTGAACCAATTAAGTGGATCCTGCCGCTGGAACAATACGTAATCAGATCAAGAATCTATGTTTTTTGGAGGCTTTGGACGATTGAGGCTTGATAGAACTCTTGGATTTGGTGGACTTTGGCTGAAATTGCTgctttgatgtgatttttatttagtCCTTTGGGAAGCTGAACTGGAAGCTGCACCGTATCTGTGTTCTGATAGTGTTATTAGTCAAGCTGAGATTGACTCTGGTTCAACAATGTTTGCCAGGATCTTCATTCCCAAGAAGCACCGTGAGCGTTTTGATGAGGTGGTTTCCCAGAGCCTGATGAGCCGGCTCAAGGGTGGTCGGAGTTTCAGTGACCCCAGCCGTAACCGCCTTCGCCGCAGCAGGAGTGAGGATCATCCTGAACGCCTCCTGGTCTCCACCCGTGCCAGCTCAGTGCCGCGCACCCACGCAGAGGAAGGTGTGGCACCCCCTGCCCGAGGCATGCGCAAGACTACCTCACTCATAGCTGGCCACTCCAGTGGCACGACCACCACCAACTGCAGGTTTGTGTTAATTACTCACTGATGGCAACATTATAGTTTTATTTGTCTGGTCATCCCATTTGCATGCAATGACCTTCCTTCAGCCACAGATCTTCAAGCAACAATGTGCAATATCTTGtgccttttttaattttcaaagaaGAATAATATTTTTGTCTTCCCTCGATCAAATTGATCAAAgcccctgacacacacaaaatactgtGATGGGTCTCTGTGCACTTTGTCCCTCTGTCTGGTTCCTGATGTTTCTATATGACATGACATCAGTTTCCTCTCTGCTAGGATCCCAATCATCTCTTTAAACTGTAGGAATAAACTGCCAAATATCTGCCGATTTCTTCAGTGACTCCGGCTTATGAAGATGTTATACAGCTCTCAGGAAATGTATTATCCATATTTAAGTAGGGCTGTTCATGCAGGATATGACTTTAAAGTATTCTGCTGAATATGGAGATTTATCTAATGAAACTCCACGTTTCATGGTGGGCCCAGGAACTTGTCAGTGATACTGATCTCCTCCTTGTTGTCCCATTCAACACATGTAATGTGTACTCAGTTCGAGTAATGACTGATCAACTCTTACTTAAGCCTGCTttgtcttcactgtgacatGATTATTACATCTAGTGGCCTCTGGTTAAAGTCTCAAATGTGTCTCCTCAGGACAGTGAGGGTGTGCAAGGGCAACATGAGCTTTGGCTTCACGCTCAGAGGCCATGCTCCAGTGTGGATTGACTCTGTCATTCCTGGTaagtttaaaatgtgtctgttctTACGTGAGTGTGTACAGAAGTTGGTGTGAGTAACTATAGTTTCTCCACAGTAACACATATTATGATGTCTCTTTCGCTCACTCTTTTCTGTTCTGCAGGCAGCCCAGCAGACAAGGCAGGTCTAAAACCAGGAGACCGCATCCTGTTTCTTAACGGACTGGACATGAGGTTGAGCTGGCACCCACAtcaaaattacaaatgtttaaCTTAATATGACAGCAAAGTAAAGGGTAAAAGGGCCAAAGTAAAGGGTAATGGCTGTATCAGAATTAGTTTGTagaatgcagtttttttttttctacaaaataattattttggtTCATTTAATTGTAAGGTTACCCCCCCAGTGTATGTCTATATGTGTCTCCATGCATTCCATGAATTTGCCTGTAGGACCTCCTCCCATGAGAAGGTGGTGTCCATGCTGCAGGGCAGTGGTGCCATGCCCACCCTGGTGGTGGAGGATGGGCCGCCTACTTTCACCCTGGCGGAACAGGACCTCACAGGGGGTGGTGTTTCCACGGAACGTGCCCGGTCTCCTGCGCTCAGCTCCCTGCAGTGGGTGGCAGAGATTCTGCCTCCCAGCATCAGGGTTCAGGGCCGGACCTTCGGGCAGCAGCTGGAGCACCTCCTGACCATCCAGGAGAGGTACACCATCTGCAAGGCTTTGGAGAACTTCTTCCAACACAGGTGAGTAAGGGGCTGGGAAGGACATTGGGACAGACGAAGGAGGGAGTGCGAAGAAATAGTAAGAATGAGATGATGAATGTGAAATTTTTGgaaacaggaacaaggaggcTAAAGACTGATTATTTTCTACTAAAGTTACACAggaaattcatatttttaattcGTTGTGTGGAAGCAGGACATTGGTGGGTTAACTGGCCTGTAAGTGTAAGATGGcgtgtctctcttttttttttttattgcattgtcATAAATGGATAGCTGGGAATGTGAGCTTATTGTTGACTTCAGATCGGACAGCCTGGCGACCTGTGTCACCTcgcctgtgtttgtttggtaaCAGGAATGTCGACACTCTGATCGTGGATGTGTTCCCGGTGCTGGATACGCCAGCCAAACAGGTGATCTGGCAGTTTGTTTACCAGCTGCTGACATACGAGGAGCAAGAACATTGCCAGAGCAAGATCTCCCGCTTTCTCGGATACAAACCACCAGGTGTGTGTACACctttattaatttgtttatttatttttaattactttgtttgtgtgttacttttAGGGGTTTTCTTTGTATGAATGGAAAGAgaatttagtttgaaatggACAATTGGTCTAGTTCAGTAAAGTGCAATCAAGGTGCTGCAGCTTGTAATGATACACTGTTTGCCTCTTCCTCtgcactgaatgtgtgtgtgtgtgttccagttccacccccaccaccaccaccacctcccccacctccgGAGCCTGAGGTTGCCCCTGAACCCCATCGCCGTAGCAGCTCCATGAGGGTAACAGGGAACACCTACAGGAGCAGTGTGAGGGGACGTAGCTCTGATGATCTGGTCATTGGCACACACTTGGGCATGGGTACAcatctttattattttcctcattGTTTAAATTAGTAGCAGCCCACATCAGCATCATCACTATTTTGGTCACTATCATGATCCTGTTTGATGCTTTTCAATTATTAAATCTGGACTGTGGTTGGCATCAGTTCAGACTTTTTATATTCTCCAATAGTTAACATATTGAATCGATCATAAGCTCTCACTAAATCCAATACAGTCAGCTGTTCGAAGAGTTTGCAGTTGCTGGCAACAAACATCAGTCTAAACATCTATAAACATCGGACAGAGTCATTCTAATGAATGCATCATTATAGGCCTCCGTGCAGAGCCAATGCTGGAGACAGGAATGAGGTTGGCTCcaggagagagacagtcagGAGACGGTACCTCCCTTCCCGAGACTCCTAACAATCTCACTAATGTATGTAAGAAGGCTAGTGAATATCAAAGCAGGATTCATTATCAGGAAGGACAAAGAGGTCTTACTTTGGTTTCTCTGTACATTTCCATCATAAAGCTTTCAGCAGTGTATGCTGAACTGGAGAACATGTATTCAGCCAAGAGGTCCAAGTCTCTGAAGAGCCGCCCTCCACCCGCCCCTGAGACTTTGCTGGATCTGGAATCCCCTTCGCACTCAGCCTCCCCTACAATACATGCTAACACAGGTAGCCAAAAGTACAAATTTCTGCGTAACTGCGCAGCTTGAGTTCAATTTATCCAATATATTGTATAAAACGACTTCTGTGTGCATGAGCGAGATTGTGAATGTTTTAGTGGTATGGTGGAAGAAAAGGGGAACAAACTATATCCTGCAGAGCAAGAACGATGAATCCCAAGGCAGCCAACCCACTTCTGCTTCAGCTGAAAATCCTTGAATTTTCCATCAACTGGGGTTTTTATGATTTAAGATTGGACATAAATATACAGCAGAgcagtgtctctgtctctgtgtctttccttTCTCAACCTGGCTGTTattagtttgtgtttctttagtgtgtATGAAGAGAGTGCAGGGTCAGAGCAGAGATCATACAAGGAACAAGGATGGAACAAGTTGCCGATCGATTTTTGTCTGCCAATGGCTGTCCTTCTGTAAGACAGGCATGCCCTTTCCTCCAGTCAGGGAGGTAGAGTTCATTCATAGAGCTTATATAGAGGTTATGGTGATGGTGGAAGTGGAAcgagaaaacacacactttatcaaaaatgtgttttctggaaTGGTTAGTTCCCCTGGGAGACATTGACATTTTTCCAAGAATGCGAAGCTTAATTCACTGTGCTTAAGTGATTGACAGCCTGTTTGTTCATGAAACTCTAAAAGTTAGCAATGAGACTTTTCTGTGATGCATTGGAGTTTAAATTATTTGTCAGATGTTTATCTGGCATTAATATAACTGTATATTTGTCATCTTTGTTGCAGGTAGCCGTAAAGGCCCTCCACCCCCTACAACCTGGCCAGAGCCTCTGCCCAGCCCCCCTGCATCCCAGTTCTACCCATCAGGGCTGACAAGCCAGACCAGTGGCGAGTCTAATCCCTACATCAGCTTGGACAGTCCCCCACCTTCACCTCCAGAGCCTGTAGATTTCCCATCTAGTCCTCCAGTCCATCGCAGCAGCAAGCGACGTTACACCTTCTCCAAACCGCCCCATTCAGAAGACACAGATCGCTTTCTGGATGCACTGAGTGAGCAGCTGGGACAGAGGGTGGCCATCATTGATGACTTTCTGACTCCTGAGAATGACTATGAAGAGGTAGAGTCACTCAACAATGCACATGGAAAGAATGTCTGCCATGCGAAATAGGCCCATCATAAAGTTGTGTTAAaattaatgctaatgctaatcaTTTGATGATCACATTATGAGTGAATCTGTAGCTAATTTTGATgtaaaatttttcatttttttttttaatcttagtTGTAAACAGAAGTGCACAAGCGGTCATTACTGCAGTGGCATGTCAGTTGTGTACTTTTGGTAAATGATTTCACTTCTTCACTGTGCCTTGCAGATAAATACAGGAGATCTATTAGAGAAATCTTTTAATCAACTCAATGAATATGAAAAGTACAATTTTGACATGAACCGGCTAATGAAGTATTGCTGTTGATAACAGGATGTTGTGCAGATGGGCTTCccagatgaggaggatgaggataaTGAGGAGGAGTTGATGGTGGAcgaagaagaaaatggaggatTTTTGGCCCCAGAATTGAGCAGTCCGAGTGACGTTCAAAGCAGCAGTGGAGAAGAAAATGCTTCCTCCCTGActtactcctcctcctctgaccacatcccccctccccctatgacccctcctccacccccacctgTTCAGTTCAATGACCCActtcctccacccccacccccaccacctccacagaCTCAGCCtcagcaccaacagcagcagcaacaacaacagcagcagcaacagcttaGCTACACTCCTGAACACTCCCCAAGAAGATATGTTCCCATACGCCGGAAATCTGGACCCCCTCCGCCACCTCCACCACGCAGTAACCTACCACCTAAGCGCCACTCACTCCATAAAGTGGTCCCCACAAAAGAAGACATGCAGGTCCATGCAACTATTCAAGAGCTAAAAGCCTACCAAGAAAGACAAGCCTATGAAGAGCAACAAGCATACAAGGAGAGGCAGGCTTATGAAGACCAAAAAGCCTACGAAGAACAACAACTGTTCCAAGAGCAGCAGGCTTACCAGGAACAACAGGCCTATAAGGagaaaatattcaaagaaaGACAAGCATATGAACAGCAAAAAGCTTATGAGGAGCAGAAAGCGTATGAGGAGCAAAAAGCTTTCGAGGAGCAACAAATGTACCAGGAGCAACAAGCCTACGAACAGCGTCAAGCCTATCAGGAACAAAAAGCATATGAACAGCGCCAAGCCTACAAAGAGCAAAAAGCATTTGAGGAGCTTCAGGCCTTCCAGGAGCAAAAGGCCTATGAGGAGCGTAAAGCTTATGAGGAACAAAAAGCCTATGAGGAGCGTAAAGCTTATGAGGAACAAAAAGCCTACGAGGAGCGTAAAGCTTATGAGGAACAAAAAGTTTATGAGGAACGACAGATCTACGAGGAGCAGCAACAGATTCAACAGATTTACCAGAGCCACCACTCAATGCCCACCCAGCCAACGCAACCAAAATCCCACTCACCACTTCCTCTTCAACAACTGCACCAGTCTTTACCTCCGCTTCCCTCTCCAGATTCTGCCCATCACCACCCAAACCATCCTCTCTACATGATGTGCCAGCCGCAGCAGGCCCACCCAGGTCACCATCACCGACGTCTGTCTCGTTCCGCCCCACCTCCACACCAACCCTCACCCCAGGCGACAGCCCACCCCAACCAACAAGGTCAGTACGCTGAGGGCGTCTACCAGAGTCATCAGGGCCTGCGACCCCACCCCCACCATTCTTCAGCAGAGATGCTCCATCAGATGCACCAAGCCCCGGCCCATCACTCCTCTGCTGAGATgctccaccagctgcagcagtcccAGGCTCACCACTCATCTGCTGAAATGCTCCAGCAGATGCAACAGGCCCACGCCCACTACTCCTCTTCAGAAATGCTCCACCAGATTCACAAATCCAAGGCCCATCACTCTtcaacagagctgctgcaccAGGCTCACCAAATCCAGCAAATGCAGCCTCACCACTCCTCAACAGAACTTCTCCATCAAGCCCACCAGATGCATAGAGGTCAACCACACCATTCATCCAATGAGCTTCTCCATCAAATGCACAAGCCCCAGCCCCACCACTCCTCCACAGAGCTGCTCCATCAAGCCCATCTGATGCACCAACCCAAACCCCATCACTCCTCCACAGAGCTTCTGCATCAGGCCCAGCAGGAGCCTGCCTCTCTCCCAGTCCAGCTAAAACGAGACAGCCACTCACACCAGAGCCGCAGGAGTCTTAAAGGGCATCATCAGAGCCAAGTGTCACCTCAAGGGAGACACCAAGAGCAGCTGATCCACCAAACCCATCATCCACAGCCGACTAAGCCCTCTCCCCAGCGACCCCACTCCATCCAGCAGACACACCACCACTCCAGCACACCTCAGATCCACCACATCCACCACATTACCCCACAGCCCCCTCCGCAGGATTACCAACACCAGATTCACGTCATCCACCCTCCCCAGCAGCCCCACAGGCCCCAACCTCTTCTCTCCACCTTTCAGCCCCTCCAACCGCATCAGCCCACCCTCTCCACTTTCCAGCCCCTTCCCCAACACCACCAACCACAGCACCAAGTCCAGTCCTCCACCCAGACTGCCCGTCCACAGTCCCAGCCCTCACATCACCTGCTGCAGTCCCAACATCAGCCACAATCCCAGTCATCCCACCATAAACAATCCCATAGCCCAAGTCAGCCCCAGTCGCTCCCCCACTCTCTGTCAGACCCCACAGAGCAAATGgagccccctcctcccccacccctgCCCCCACCCTGCTCCCCTCCACCATTGCCGAGGCCCACCTTGTCCCGGATGGACTCCAACCACATGAGTGTGAAGAGGCTGCGCTGGGAGCAAGTGGAAAATTCAGAGGGGACTATTTGGGGACAGGTGAGTTGTGTGGGTGTCAGACTTGGGGAGCTTTGACCTCCTAAAATACAACACATTGTATTTAGAAAactagatttaaaaaatgtaaactatgCAAGttatttgatgaaatgatcatTTCCATAGCACCATTTTGAATATCTTTGATAGCTTGGAGCAAATTCTGACTATGATAAACTGCATGACATGGTGAAGTATCTGGATCTGGAGCTCCACTTTGGGACACAGAAGAGTTCAAGTGAGTTAAAGTGTCTTTTTGCCATTTCTCTAGAAACAGAAACCCatgttgaaatgaaagtgtGCACTAACGTGTATTTACCACGTTACTGATCCCTCTTTAGTTCCTGCTCCAGAGCCCTCCCCCCATCCAGAAAGTTTCAAGAAGAAAGATGTGATAGAAATTCTGTCCCATAAGAAAGCTTACAATGCCTGTAAGTTTTACATAGCACAATATTATGTGGCTTTATTCACTAGACTGTCTTGATTGATAAAAAACTTAATCATTACTATGACAGGCATCCATGGTTCTCAGGAGATGAATCCCACTGATCCTCCAAGTTTTCCATAATCCATAAACAGTTTTCATCTATTTACTGAAGTATCTCAAAAGCTTTGTGATGGATTGGGATTGTATTTCAGACATTCATGTTGTGTTCCAATGTGTTTGGTGAAGTCCTATATTTCCCTTTGTGAgttatttattgctttttattgaaatatcaCAACAGCTATTGGAAAATTGTTCTGAAATTTGCTtaaaatctatctatctatactATCAAGAGGTCGAGTGGTCGAGTGGTAAAAACTCTCAGTGGCTCCTGAACTTCCTCCAGGAGCCACAAATATTAGTGTGCTATTTATGCTAAATAAAGATGGTAGATGAAGATGATTATAGAAAGCATATTGATTCCAAATGGTCCcctttgttggttttttgcttgtttgtttttacctttaGCCATCCTGATAGCCCACCTCAAGTTGTCTCCTGGGGAGCTGCGTCAGATCCTGATGAACATGGTTGCTGACAGGCTGGAGCCGTCCCacatcaaacagctgctgctgtatgcCCCCGATGCTGAGGAAGTCAAAAAGTACGAAGAGTTCAGGCAGGACCCCAGCAAACTCAGTGAGCCGGACCAATTTGTTCTGCAGGTACAGTCCTGGTAGGGAGTGGACGGGcttttggtttgtctttgtgtgggtgACCTCTGCATGTGTCAGActcacttattttctttttgtgtgtgctcgCCATTAGATGCTGTCCGTGCCAGAATACAAGACGCGTCTGCAGAGCCTCCTCTTCAAGTGCTCACTGcaggagaagacagaggagcTGAGGGGAGCCTACGACTGTATCTACAAGGCCTCCATGGAGCTGAAGACTAGCAAGAAGTTGGCTAAGATACTGGAGGTAACCTACTGTTCTGAAACTGATGATTATAGTTTACAGATTTACAGATATAAAGACtctcacccaaaaaaaaaaaagcaaaacaaacaaacaaaaaaaaaaaaaaacccgaaaCAACTCTGCTTTGTGGGAGatgttttttttcagtcagataTGAGCAACAGTAAAACTTCCAGTTACAGTTTCTTCTGGAACTGAAATTTCTGGATTTTTTAGTTTGGAGTAAATAGGAAATaagagggaaaaacaacaaaaaaacaacctgtaaATGAGAACtctgaaaagtaattttttttttttttttttttttttttttggttcaagTTCAGATATGAAATAACTGGCTGTGAAGGTGAAGTCCTGCCTGCtatattcttttgttttcagtttgtgctGGCAATGGGAAACTACCTGAATAACAGCCAACCCAAAAGCAACAAGACAACAGGCTTCAAGATCAACTTCCTAACAGAGGTAAGCCACGCACACATGAATgctatgaaagaaaaatgtctgagAATCATGATGTCCTGTTTTCAGGTTAGATCAGGGAGAttgttctttgctttttcatcaCACCACATGTGCAGTTAATAGATCATCATGTCCTCTGCAGTTAAGCACAACAAGGACAGTGGATGGGAAGTCGACATTTCTGCATATCCTAGTCAAGTCATTATGCCAACACTTTCCTGAGGTGTTGGATTT is part of the Echeneis naucrates chromosome 8, fEcheNa1.1, whole genome shotgun sequence genome and harbors:
- the grid2ipa gene encoding delphilin, with protein sequence MRRFLSRKGRFSLRQSKSGTRSASKDFYFNVEIPSKNLLKTVIIHFNLSKFYISIHAPDLGLPATNQNWPEAFGFRLGGTGPSYILSVVEGSSAYLAGLQPGDQVVDIEGQDVTNLSTPALIALAQTLKTVPPSIGVVSRIEQIDITPGPDGRFGFTIVGDSPLMVEDCMPNGPAGRSGLKAGDYVMEVNGIPVKHHETAAAMIKAAQGRPLRLGVLSMARRPKRLSSSMRVLSQSGDSVRESRAHKAMEFNKKVEEVLGEEPDVKEQLFEVLKQYAAERDVESLAEALPDILITEDHQQLIDSVRIFIPKKHRERFDEVVSQSLMSRLKGGRSFSDPSRNRLRRSRSEDHPERLLVSTRASSVPRTHAEEGVAPPARGMRKTTSLIAGHSSGTTTTNCRTVRVCKGNMSFGFTLRGHAPVWIDSVIPGSPADKAGLKPGDRILFLNGLDMRTSSHEKVVSMLQGSGAMPTLVVEDGPPTFTLAEQDLTGGGVSTERARSPALSSLQWVAEILPPSIRVQGRTFGQQLEHLLTIQERYTICKALENFFQHRNVDTLIVDVFPVLDTPAKQVIWQFVYQLLTYEEQEHCQSKISRFLGYKPPVPPPPPPPPPPPPEPEVAPEPHRRSSSMRVTGNTYRSSVRGRSSDDLVIGTHLGMGLRAEPMLETGMRLAPGERQSGDGTSLPETPNNLTNLSAVYAELENMYSAKRSKSLKSRPPPAPETLLDLESPSHSASPTIHANTGSRKGPPPPTTWPEPLPSPPASQFYPSGLTSQTSGESNPYISLDSPPPSPPEPVDFPSSPPVHRSSKRRYTFSKPPHSEDTDRFLDALSEQLGQRVAIIDDFLTPENDYEEDVVQMGFPDEEDEDNEEELMVDEEENGGFLAPELSSPSDVQSSSGEENASSLTYSSSSDHIPPPPMTPPPPPPVQFNDPLPPLSYTPEHSPRRYVPIRRKSGPPPPPPPRSNLPPKRHSLHKVVPTKEDMQVHATIQELKAYQERQAYEEQQAYKERQAYEDQKAYEEQQLFQEQQAYQEQQAYKEKIFKERQAYEQQKAYEEQKAYEEQKAFEEQQMYQEQQAYEQRQAYQEQKAYEQRQAYKEQKAFEELQAFQEQKAYEERKAYEEQKAYEERKAYEEQKAYEERKAYEEQKVYEERQIYEEQQQIQQIYQSHHSMPTQPTQPKSHSPLPLQQLHQSLPPLPSPDSAHHHPNHPLYMMCQPQQAHPGHHHRRLSRSAPPPHQPSPQATAHPNQQGQYAEGVYQSHQGLRPHPHHSSAEMLHQMHQAPAHHSSAEMLHQLQQSQAHHSSAEMLQQMQQAHAHYSSSEMLHQIHKSKAHHSSTELLHQAHQIQQMQPHHSSTELLHQAHQMHRGQPHHSSNELLHQMHKPQPHHSSTELLHQAHLMHQPKPHHSSTELLHQAQQEPASLPVQLKRDSHSHQSRRSLKGHHQSQVSPQGRHQEQLIHQTHHPQPTKPSPQRPHSIQQTHHHSSTPQIHHIHHITPQPPPQDYQHQIHVIHPPQQPHRPQPLLSTFQPLQPHQPTLSTFQPLPQHHQPQHQVQSSTQTARPQSQPSHHLLQSQHQPQSQSSHHKQSHSPSQPQSLPHSLSDPTEQMEPPPPPPLPPPCSPPPLPRPTLSRMDSNHMSVKRLRWEQVENSEGTIWGQVSSNSDYDKLHDMVKYLDLELHFGTQKSSIPAPEPSPHPESFKKKDVIEILSHKKAYNASILIAHLKLSPGELRQILMNMVADRLEPSHIKQLLLYAPDAEEVKKYEEFRQDPSKLSEPDQFVLQMLSVPEYKTRLQSLLFKCSLQEKTEELRGAYDCIYKASMELKTSKKLAKILEFVLAMGNYLNNSQPKSNKTTGFKINFLTELSTTRTVDGKSTFLHILVKSLCQHFPEVLDFSKDLTMVLHAAKVNQRTIISDLNDLHATIQDIRSACQKMPATAEDRFAVVMSNFLENSHPAMQSLESLQQRSMEEFSKTASYFGEDGKSTNTEAFFGIFAEFINKFERALSDNQMAENPKSPRSPRMASPLAW